One genomic segment of Paenibacillus durus includes these proteins:
- a CDS encoding Rossmann-fold NAD(P)-binding domain-containing protein, giving the protein MLGGTRFFGKRLVERLLEDADNDVTIVTRGNAADPFGERIHRIHMDRTNPEMLASAALNQSWDIVYDNICYSPDEAAAACRIFEDRAKRYILTSSLSVYDPRPEILTEDLFDPKAYPVRGGGRDDFSYQEGKRLAEAVFFQQAAFPVAAVRFPIVLGEDDYTKRLHFHIEHIRREEPVGIPNRQARISFIRSDEAADFLLWLGRSELTGPVNACSEGSFTINEMISIIEGAAGKKAVIREKTADEHMSPFGIPQSWRMDTAKAQTAGFSFLTLADWFPELVNVLNRTYDHN; this is encoded by the coding sequence GTGCTTGGCGGCACACGCTTTTTTGGCAAAAGATTGGTGGAGCGCCTGCTGGAGGATGCGGACAACGATGTTACGATTGTAACGCGAGGAAATGCGGCCGACCCATTTGGTGAACGGATTCACCGTATCCATATGGACCGCACAAATCCGGAAATGCTTGCTTCAGCAGCTCTGAATCAATCTTGGGATATCGTCTATGACAATATCTGTTATTCACCGGATGAAGCGGCGGCGGCCTGCCGCATATTTGAAGACAGAGCGAAGCGGTATATCCTGACTTCCAGTCTATCCGTATATGACCCAAGGCCGGAAATATTGACTGAAGACCTGTTTGATCCGAAAGCTTACCCCGTTCGAGGGGGAGGCAGAGATGATTTTTCATATCAGGAGGGAAAGCGGCTGGCCGAAGCCGTATTCTTCCAACAGGCAGCGTTCCCTGTGGCCGCCGTCCGGTTTCCGATCGTACTCGGCGAGGATGATTACACGAAAAGATTGCATTTTCATATCGAGCATATCCGCCGGGAAGAGCCAGTAGGTATTCCGAATAGGCAAGCGCGCATTTCCTTCATCCGTTCGGATGAGGCTGCGGACTTTCTGCTGTGGCTTGGCCGTTCGGAATTAACGGGACCGGTAAATGCATGCTCTGAAGGCTCTTTTACCATTAATGAAATGATTTCCATAATTGAAGGAGCAGCAGGGAAAAAGGCCGTAATCCGTGAAAAGACAGCGGATGAGCATATGTCTCCGTTTGGCATCCCGCAGTCATGGCGTATGGACACGGCAAAAGCGCAGACGGCAGGCTTCTCATTTCTTACGCTCGCCGATTGGTTCCCGGAATTAGTAAACGTCCTGAACCGTACATATGACCATAACTAG
- a CDS encoding cysteine hydrolase family protein — protein MADPHTAFILIDVQEAMFSYPGLKLYDEEGVMERIVSLLDRARRSGTRVIYIQHTEDEEYTKGTPTWQISSKVTPLPGEKVIEKPTWDAFHLTGLQEELQRQGISHLIIAGMQSEFCLDSTCRRAFSLGYSTILVEDAHSTFDNGRLSGKEIVRHHNGILGGRFVTLKPASEVIF, from the coding sequence ATGGCTGATCCGCATACTGCGTTCATTTTGATTGATGTACAGGAGGCGATGTTCTCATATCCGGGACTGAAGCTGTATGACGAAGAAGGTGTGATGGAGCGGATCGTATCGCTGCTGGATCGGGCGCGCCGGAGCGGTACGAGGGTGATTTATATTCAGCATACCGAAGATGAAGAATACACCAAGGGAACGCCTACATGGCAGATCAGCTCCAAAGTGACTCCTTTGCCCGGGGAAAAGGTCATCGAGAAGCCGACCTGGGATGCTTTTCACCTTACCGGACTCCAGGAAGAATTGCAGCGTCAGGGAATTTCCCATTTGATTATCGCGGGCATGCAAAGCGAATTTTGTCTCGATTCGACATGCCGACGGGCATTCAGCCTTGGATATTCCACTATTCTGGTGGAAGACGCCCATAGTACGTTTGATAATGGACGGCTCTCTGGCAAAGAAATCGTACGTCATCATAACGGGATTCTCGGAGGACGGTTCGTAACCTTGAAACCTGCGAGTGAGGTAATCTTCTGA
- a CDS encoding VanW family protein — translation MGKTYSAVRPKQRSRLRLFAGKHYFIWKRYVKWLTGKEKAAITFSREVLPCKVFEHATPLLRKLRQVDMQLQYNKITNLRLAVQKLDGLIIRPGETFSYWRRIGKPTRRKGYMDGMVLYYGGFKSGVGGGLCQLSNLIYWMTLHSPLTVTERHRHSYDVFPDEQRTQPFGSGATCSYNYLDLQLRNDTDTEYQLKVWLTDTHLHGEWRAAEPPLYTYEVYESEHAISLEPWGGYLRRNSIRRRLIARDGSTAFDEHVTDNTALMMYAPLLKGELQA, via the coding sequence ATGGGTAAAACCTATTCGGCTGTGCGCCCCAAGCAGCGTTCCCGTTTGCGTCTTTTTGCGGGTAAACACTATTTTATCTGGAAAAGATATGTCAAATGGCTTACGGGGAAGGAAAAAGCGGCGATTACTTTCAGCCGGGAAGTCCTGCCCTGCAAGGTGTTCGAGCACGCGACCCCGCTGCTGCGCAAGCTTCGGCAAGTGGATATGCAGCTCCAGTACAATAAAATTACTAATCTCAGGCTGGCGGTTCAAAAGCTCGACGGCTTAATTATAAGGCCGGGCGAGACCTTCTCTTATTGGCGGAGGATCGGCAAGCCCACCCGTCGTAAGGGTTATATGGATGGCATGGTTCTGTATTACGGAGGATTTAAATCCGGCGTTGGGGGAGGGCTGTGCCAGCTCTCGAACCTGATATATTGGATGACGCTTCATTCTCCGCTGACGGTGACGGAACGGCACAGACACAGCTATGATGTCTTTCCGGATGAACAGCGAACGCAGCCGTTCGGCAGCGGGGCTACCTGCTCTTATAACTACCTGGATCTTCAGCTTAGAAATGACACGGATACTGAATATCAGCTTAAGGTGTGGCTTACCGATACGCATCTGCATGGAGAGTGGCGAGCGGCGGAACCCCCGCTTTATACATACGAGGTTTATGAAAGCGAGCATGCCATTTCTCTGGAGCCATGGGGCGGTTACCTTCGTCGTAACAGCATCCGCCGGAGGCTGATTGCCCGGGACGGGAGCACGGCCTTTGATGAGCACGTAACTGACAACACCGCATTAATGATGTATGCCCCTTTGTTAAAGGGTGAGCTTCAGGCTTAA
- a CDS encoding DMT family transporter: MNTRKPPIPVSLLMLIGIIAISFSAIFIKWSQAPASIQGMYRLLFTSLLMFPFVRPYSGTVSALRLKDWLLLAASGFMLALHFLLWMGSLEYTSVASSTMIMALEPVFIMIGSYILYKERSPVSAIAGLGVAIIGVVFIGWGDIGLSSDNLKGDLLSIFGTVAVAAHLLIGKKLVARMPSYLYSLIVFICAGAVFALYNWAAGIAFFDYPPGEWGIFALLAIVPTVFGHILFNWLLQYTSATTVSMNILGEPVGACILAYLLLGERLSGLQWSGGLLVLAGLACYLYMGSRKEARKAERRNSHSHEPEALPESAS, encoded by the coding sequence ATGAATACTAGAAAACCGCCAATCCCCGTTTCGCTGCTCATGCTGATCGGGATTATAGCCATCTCATTTTCAGCCATTTTTATCAAATGGTCCCAAGCTCCGGCCTCCATTCAGGGAATGTACCGCTTGCTGTTCACTTCGCTGTTAATGTTTCCCTTCGTCCGTCCGTATAGTGGAACGGTATCGGCCCTCCGTCTTAAGGACTGGCTGCTGCTGGCAGCCTCCGGCTTCATGCTGGCTCTGCATTTTTTGCTCTGGATGGGCTCGCTGGAATATACCTCCGTCGCCAGCTCTACAATGATTATGGCGCTTGAGCCCGTTTTCATTATGATTGGGTCCTACATTCTGTACAAGGAACGCAGCCCGGTTTCCGCAATAGCCGGTCTTGGCGTGGCGATTATCGGCGTCGTCTTTATTGGCTGGGGCGACATTGGCTTGTCCTCGGACAACCTAAAAGGCGACCTTCTCTCTATATTCGGAACGGTGGCGGTAGCCGCCCATCTGCTCATTGGCAAAAAGCTGGTAGCCCGGATGCCGTCTTATCTGTACAGCCTAATTGTGTTTATTTGCGCCGGAGCCGTGTTCGCTCTGTATAATTGGGCTGCGGGCATCGCTTTCTTTGACTATCCACCGGGAGAATGGGGCATTTTCGCGCTGCTCGCGATCGTGCCGACTGTATTTGGCCATATCCTCTTCAACTGGCTGCTGCAGTATACGTCCGCCACTACCGTGTCCATGAATATTCTCGGAGAACCGGTGGGGGCCTGTATTCTGGCCTATTTGCTGCTCGGAGAGCGATTGTCCGGCCTTCAGTGGTCGGGCGGCCTGCTCGTGCTCGCCGGTCTTGCTTGTTATTTGTATATGGGCAGCCGAAAAGAAGCCCGGAAAGCAGAGCGGCGGAATAGCCATTCGCATGAACCTGAGGCATTGCCGGAAAGCGCTTCTTGA
- a CDS encoding class I SAM-dependent methyltransferase: MYDSHKDDNKPESAVTSSVSEELWNEDTYSAWISRFGTPEEAAAKLRNNPAAKLQPLLAYFGEVGGKKIMNLMGSNGVKAVALGLLGAEVSVADFSEGNARYASELAEAAGVRVDYTVSDVLNLPEAVLRGAYDIVFAEQGIVHYFTDLKPFMDTAYSLLAPGGRFILRDFHPVSTKLISSKGSTAKIRKHKVTGDYFDTSLEEKRVSYAKYSPSGGESRDVTGTVYWRKWTLGEIVTSAAESGLHIRKLVEEPNLSSDVFDKGIPKTFVLMAEKPEL; the protein is encoded by the coding sequence ATGTACGACAGTCACAAGGATGACAATAAACCTGAATCGGCGGTAACCTCCTCCGTCAGCGAAGAGCTGTGGAATGAGGATACATACAGCGCTTGGATAAGCCGGTTTGGAACGCCGGAAGAAGCCGCTGCCAAGCTGCGGAATAATCCCGCCGCCAAGCTTCAGCCTCTTCTTGCCTATTTCGGAGAAGTAGGCGGCAAGAAAATAATGAACCTGATGGGCTCGAACGGGGTTAAGGCGGTGGCGCTCGGACTGCTAGGGGCCGAGGTGTCGGTAGCCGACTTCTCGGAAGGCAACGCGCGTTATGCTTCCGAGCTCGCGGAAGCTGCGGGAGTTCGTGTGGATTATACCGTCTCCGACGTATTGAATCTGCCGGAGGCTGTTCTGCGGGGAGCGTATGATATCGTCTTTGCGGAGCAGGGCATCGTGCATTACTTTACCGACCTGAAGCCGTTTATGGACACGGCGTATTCGCTGCTTGCTCCGGGAGGGCGGTTCATATTGCGGGATTTTCATCCCGTGTCGACCAAGCTGATCTCCTCCAAGGGCTCCACAGCCAAAATCCGCAAGCATAAAGTAACGGGGGATTACTTCGATACGTCGCTTGAGGAGAAACGGGTGTCCTATGCCAAATATTCGCCCAGTGGCGGAGAAAGCAGGGACGTTACAGGTACCGTATACTGGCGCAAGTGGACGCTCGGTGAGATTGTGACCTCGGCCGCGGAAAGCGGCCTGCATATCCGTAAGCTGGTCGAAGAACCGAATCTGTCCTCGGACGTATTCGACAAAGGCATTCCGAAGACGTTTGTGCTGATGGCGGAGAAGCCGGAGCTTTAA
- a CDS encoding LysR family transcriptional regulator, which produces MNILKLQIVVLIEKYKKVTDVAAELGLKQPTVSFHMKSLENELGTPLFQSRSGRVLLTEAGHALHQYAVRIVALASEAERTVKLADSRSRLKLAIGASAISAAYLLPAALAGLAAQYPETEITLSEAQNHVLREQLRSRKLQLAVLHGYEQADESLYMSKIADDETVLIFAPGHPFDAKDNPGPDEISREPWIQHAPGSGLREFSDRWAGLNGVRVWNRMETDSPEAVKQLVMQGNAVAVFSKIGIAAEIETGSLCYRPLSGILPDRGGFYLAWRKDYVLTEIQQAFADSLVRRGVQHGVV; this is translated from the coding sequence ATGAATATATTAAAGCTGCAAATCGTAGTTCTTATTGAAAAATATAAAAAAGTGACGGATGTTGCCGCAGAGCTTGGCCTGAAGCAGCCCACCGTTTCTTTTCATATGAAATCGCTGGAGAATGAACTGGGCACCCCGCTCTTTCAGAGCCGAAGCGGACGCGTGCTGCTGACCGAAGCCGGTCATGCGCTTCACCAGTATGCGGTTCGTATTGTTGCGCTGGCATCCGAAGCCGAAAGAACGGTTAAGCTGGCCGACTCCCGCTCCAGGTTAAAGCTGGCTATCGGAGCATCGGCGATTTCGGCGGCCTATCTGCTCCCGGCAGCTTTGGCAGGCTTAGCGGCGCAGTATCCCGAGACGGAAATAACGTTGTCCGAGGCGCAAAATCACGTCTTACGCGAGCAGCTCAGGAGCCGCAAGCTTCAGCTTGCCGTTCTGCATGGCTATGAGCAGGCAGACGAATCTTTATATATGAGCAAGATTGCCGATGATGAGACGGTGCTTATCTTTGCTCCAGGGCACCCGTTTGATGCTAAGGATAACCCGGGGCCCGATGAAATCTCCAGGGAGCCGTGGATTCAGCATGCGCCGGGAAGCGGCCTGCGCGAATTCTCCGACCGCTGGGCCGGGTTGAACGGTGTGCGTGTATGGAATAGGATGGAAACGGACAGCCCGGAGGCTGTTAAGCAATTGGTTATGCAAGGAAATGCGGTCGCTGTTTTTTCCAAAATCGGAATTGCGGCGGAGATCGAGACGGGAAGCTTGTGTTATCGCCCACTTTCAGGTATTTTGCCGGATCGGGGCGGTTTTTATCTGGCGTGGCGGAAGGATTATGTGCTAACCGAGATTCAGCAGGCTTTTGCGGACAGCTTGGTCCGTAGGGGGGTACAGCATGGAGTTGTATGA
- a CDS encoding phosphate ABC transporter substrate-binding protein, producing MRSKKSWIMALALTSVLALSACGNNGGNNTAANGGNAGASSAPTETSGAEVSGSILASGSTALQPLVEQVAEKFMEKNAGVDIQVQGGGSGTGLTQVAEKQVDIGNSDVFAEEKLKDADAEKAKALVDHQVAVVAIAAVAHPDAGVDNLTKQQLVDIFTGKITNWKEVGGADQKIQIINRPASSGTRATFEKFALGTKTEDLPGSIQEDSSGTVKKMIGETPGAIGYLALSYLDESVKTLNYDSVEPSVDNVVSGKYPVWAYEHMYTNGEPNATVKAFLDYFLTDEVQNGDVTELGYIPANKMQVSRDVEGTVTNK from the coding sequence ATGCGCTCTAAAAAATCCTGGATCATGGCACTTGCTTTAACGAGTGTCCTTGCACTTTCGGCTTGCGGTAACAACGGGGGAAATAACACAGCGGCTAACGGGGGAAATGCGGGAGCCAGCAGCGCGCCTACAGAGACAAGCGGCGCAGAAGTCAGCGGTTCGATTCTTGCTTCCGGCTCCACGGCTCTACAGCCACTGGTGGAACAAGTAGCCGAGAAATTTATGGAAAAGAATGCCGGCGTAGATATTCAAGTTCAAGGCGGCGGTAGCGGTACGGGTCTTACACAAGTAGCTGAGAAACAAGTGGATATCGGCAACTCCGACGTGTTCGCGGAAGAGAAGCTGAAAGATGCGGACGCGGAAAAAGCAAAAGCGCTCGTCGACCATCAGGTGGCGGTTGTCGCGATTGCGGCCGTTGCCCATCCGGATGCAGGAGTTGACAATCTGACTAAGCAGCAGCTGGTTGATATTTTTACCGGCAAAATCACGAACTGGAAAGAAGTAGGCGGCGCGGATCAGAAGATCCAAATCATTAACCGTCCGGCAAGCTCCGGAACACGCGCCACATTCGAGAAATTTGCACTCGGCACGAAGACGGAAGATCTTCCGGGTTCCATTCAAGAGGATTCCTCGGGTACCGTTAAGAAAATGATCGGCGAAACGCCGGGAGCAATCGGATACCTGGCTCTGTCCTACCTTGACGAATCGGTTAAAACCTTGAACTACGACAGCGTTGAGCCTTCCGTGGACAACGTAGTTAGCGGAAAATATCCGGTCTGGGCATATGAGCATATGTATACGAATGGTGAGCCGAATGCAACGGTCAAGGCTTTCCTGGATTACTTCCTGACTGATGAAGTCCAAAACGGCGATGTAACTGAACTTGGCTATATCCCAGCGAACAAGATGCAGGTTTCCCGCGATGTCGAAGGCACCGTAACGAACAAGTAA
- the pstC gene encoding phosphate ABC transporter permease subunit PstC: MRAQSSKSRIEKHHIEDLIGRSYMSFCVLLLIVSIVSMVYFVTSRGISTFAIDKVSFSDFFFGTNWSPEGDHPSFGALPFIAGSFITTLLAALIASPLSICAALFMTEIVPGWGKKLLQPVIELLSGIPSVVYGFVGLSVIVPFLRNVFPGQGIGVAAGALVLSVMILPTITSVAADALSALPQNLKESSFALGATRWQTIARVIIPTTLPAILTGVVLGMARAFGEALAVQMVIGNAPFIPTSLFESASTLTSVITLGMGNTTMGSPQNNALWSMALVLMLMTFLFVFIVRMLEKRRSI; encoded by the coding sequence ATGCGAGCGCAGAGCAGCAAATCGCGTATCGAAAAACATCATATTGAAGACCTTATCGGACGTTCCTACATGTCTTTTTGTGTACTTCTGTTAATTGTCTCCATAGTATCCATGGTGTATTTTGTTACGTCTAGAGGGATTTCAACATTTGCAATCGACAAGGTTAGCTTTTCCGATTTCTTTTTCGGCACTAATTGGTCTCCCGAAGGGGATCATCCGTCTTTTGGAGCGCTGCCGTTTATCGCAGGGTCATTTATCACAACTCTCTTGGCCGCGCTGATCGCCAGTCCACTAAGCATTTGCGCCGCGCTGTTCATGACCGAAATCGTACCGGGATGGGGCAAAAAGCTGCTGCAGCCGGTGATTGAGCTTCTGTCGGGTATTCCTTCCGTCGTCTACGGCTTTGTTGGGCTCAGTGTTATTGTGCCGTTCTTGCGGAATGTCTTCCCTGGACAAGGCATCGGCGTTGCCGCCGGCGCGCTTGTATTGTCGGTTATGATCTTGCCAACGATTACCAGCGTGGCGGCGGACGCGCTGTCTGCGCTTCCGCAGAATCTGAAGGAATCCTCGTTTGCGCTTGGCGCAACCCGCTGGCAGACAATCGCCCGGGTTATAATTCCAACAACACTTCCCGCCATTTTGACCGGCGTAGTGCTGGGTATGGCCCGCGCCTTCGGCGAAGCGCTTGCAGTCCAGATGGTTATCGGAAATGCTCCGTTCATTCCCACATCATTATTTGAATCAGCGTCTACGCTGACCAGCGTCATTACGCTCGGTATGGGTAATACTACAATGGGTTCGCCACAAAATAATGCGCTGTGGAGTATGGCGCTTGTTCTCATGCTGATGACGTTCTTATTCGTGTTCATTGTCCGCATGCTGGAGAAAAGGAGGTCGATCTAA
- the pstA gene encoding phosphate ABC transporter permease PstA, with protein MKAKTADKIATYVIVTLALLIVAVLAGLLGYILFRGVSHISWDFLTSAPRKIRAGGGIGPQLFNSLFLLVLTLLITVPLGIGAGIYMAEYARPGRITGFIRLIVEVLSSFPSIVVGLFGLLLIVNIFGLGFSLVSGALALTVFNLPLMVRITEQAFRSVPPQQKEAGFALGLSKWKIVTTVLFPVALPAIITGTILSAGRVFGEAAALMFTAGMSSPRLDFGNWNPLSPSSPLNPFRPAETLAVHIWKINSEGLAPDAAEIAAGASAVLVITVLIFNLVARYFGRLIYRKLTASRRMN; from the coding sequence ATGAAAGCAAAAACAGCCGACAAGATCGCCACCTATGTTATTGTAACTTTGGCTCTGTTGATCGTCGCCGTTTTGGCCGGTCTGCTAGGATATATTTTATTTCGAGGAGTAAGCCACATTAGCTGGGATTTCCTCACATCGGCTCCGCGCAAAATACGCGCGGGCGGCGGTATAGGTCCGCAGCTCTTTAACTCGTTGTTCCTGCTGGTCCTCACGCTGCTGATCACCGTGCCTTTGGGCATTGGAGCAGGTATTTACATGGCTGAGTATGCGCGTCCGGGCAGAATCACCGGCTTTATCCGCCTCATTGTTGAGGTTCTGTCTTCCTTCCCGTCGATCGTCGTCGGTCTGTTCGGTCTGCTGCTGATCGTTAATATTTTCGGCCTCGGCTTCTCGCTGGTTTCGGGGGCGCTGGCCCTTACCGTATTCAACCTCCCGCTGATGGTACGGATTACCGAGCAGGCGTTCCGCAGCGTACCCCCTCAGCAGAAGGAAGCCGGGTTCGCGCTCGGGCTGTCTAAATGGAAAATCGTCACAACTGTTCTGTTCCCTGTGGCGCTGCCCGCAATAATTACGGGAACGATCCTGTCCGCCGGCCGGGTATTCGGTGAAGCCGCCGCCCTGATGTTCACGGCGGGGATGAGCAGCCCGCGTCTGGACTTCGGCAACTGGAATCCGCTGAGTCCGTCCTCGCCGCTGAATCCGTTCCGCCCGGCCGAGACGCTGGCTGTGCATATCTGGAAGATTAACAGCGAAGGGCTCGCGCCCGATGCGGCGGAGATTGCTGCTGGAGCGTCGGCCGTTCTGGTTATCACGGTTCTGATCTTTAATCTGGTCGCCCGCTATTTTGGCCGATTGATCTACCGGAAACTGACAGCATCGCGAAGAATGAATTAA
- the pstB gene encoding phosphate ABC transporter ATP-binding protein PstB, whose product MEATLTAPHILQPAKTERDFRTENLSIFYGTYEAVKGISLPFPEKSVTALIGPSGCGKSTFLRSLNRMNDEISGSTSKGSIWIDGVDINSPSTDVIKLRQKIGMVWQKPNPFYKSIYENIAFGPKYHGVKGKKSLDEIVESSLRRAALWDEVKDRLKDSALALSGGQQQRLCIARALSVNPQILLLDEPASALDPVSTGKVEELIKELKEQLRIVIVTHNMQQAARISDFTAYFYLGQVIEYGMTEKVFTNPENTMTQEYIMGRFG is encoded by the coding sequence ATGGAAGCGACACTTACAGCACCTCATATTTTGCAGCCAGCGAAGACAGAAAGGGATTTCCGGACTGAAAATTTAAGTATATTCTACGGCACGTACGAGGCGGTAAAAGGTATCAGCCTGCCGTTTCCCGAGAAGTCGGTTACGGCCTTGATCGGACCCTCCGGCTGCGGCAAATCAACCTTTTTACGGTCGCTGAACCGGATGAATGATGAGATTTCCGGATCGACCAGCAAAGGAAGCATCTGGATCGACGGAGTGGATATCAACTCTCCGAGTACGGATGTAATTAAGCTGAGGCAAAAGATCGGCATGGTCTGGCAGAAGCCGAATCCTTTCTATAAATCGATCTACGAAAATATTGCCTTTGGTCCGAAATACCATGGCGTTAAAGGAAAAAAATCGCTGGATGAAATTGTGGAAAGCAGTCTACGCCGCGCCGCATTGTGGGACGAGGTTAAGGACCGCCTGAAGGATTCCGCCCTGGCGCTCTCCGGCGGCCAGCAGCAGCGGCTCTGCATCGCGCGGGCGCTGTCGGTCAATCCGCAAATTTTGCTGCTCGACGAGCCAGCATCGGCGCTTGACCCGGTTTCCACCGGAAAGGTTGAAGAGCTCATTAAAGAATTGAAAGAGCAGCTGCGCATCGTTATTGTTACCCATAATATGCAGCAGGCGGCGCGGATTTCCGATTTTACGGCATATTTTTATCTCGGCCAGGTGATTGAATACGGAATGACGGAAAAAGTATTTACGAACCCGGAAAATACGATGACTCAGGAATATATTATGGGCCGTTTCGGCTGA
- a CDS encoding MBL fold metallo-hydrolase, with the protein MRVTRNGQLLQLTWMPRLFPVNCYIVEEESDLTLIDAGMPFSLEGILRTAESLRKPLARIVLTHAHDDHVGAVDALKKRLPQVKLYISERDAALLRGDRSLRSGEPETPIRGAVPKNVTSIPDHLISDGDEIGSLTAVSTPGHTPGSMSFFDRRNGAVIAGDALQTFRSVAVTGVVVPLFPFPAMATWNKEAALQSAVTIEKLNPTLLAVGHGNLLKQPAERLRAAIAKAEQQISKEKRGMNHVAKSGPGPR; encoded by the coding sequence ATGAGAGTAACGCGCAACGGCCAATTACTTCAACTAACTTGGATGCCTCGCCTGTTTCCGGTAAACTGCTATATTGTAGAGGAAGAAAGTGACCTGACCTTGATTGATGCAGGTATGCCATTCAGCCTGGAAGGTATCCTTCGTACCGCCGAATCGCTTCGTAAGCCCCTCGCCCGAATCGTGCTGACTCATGCGCATGACGATCACGTCGGAGCAGTGGATGCTTTGAAGAAGCGTCTTCCTCAGGTGAAGCTGTATATATCAGAGAGGGATGCGGCGCTCTTGCGCGGCGACCGTTCGCTGCGGTCAGGCGAGCCGGAAACTCCGATCCGCGGAGCGGTTCCCAAGAACGTAACGAGCATTCCCGATCATTTGATTAGCGATGGGGACGAGATCGGTTCGCTGACAGCTGTTTCCACGCCAGGGCATACGCCGGGCTCGATGTCCTTCTTCGACCGCAGGAACGGGGCCGTTATCGCGGGTGACGCGCTGCAGACTTTCCGCAGCGTTGCTGTAACCGGAGTGGTCGTGCCGCTATTCCCTTTTCCGGCGATGGCAACGTGGAATAAAGAAGCCGCACTACAGAGCGCTGTAACAATAGAGAAGTTGAATCCCACGCTTCTGGCAGTGGGGCATGGTAATTTGCTTAAACAGCCCGCCGAACGGCTGCGCGCCGCTATTGCCAAAGCTGAACAACAGATTTCAAAAGAGAAACGGGGAATGAATCATGTCGCCAAGAGTGGGCCTGGACCGCGATAA
- a CDS encoding TetR/AcrR family transcriptional regulator, with protein MSPRVGLDRDKIVIEAVQIADEHGMEGVTLAALAAKLGVRPPSLYNHINGQAELRSLLAVYGLKQLNEAMSSASQGLSGSEAVLAMGKGYAEFAKQHPGLYEMTLKAPDTDYAELNEEAGRALKLIISVLAPYKLSEQGELHAVRGLRSILHGFASLEQKGGFGIPLDVSVSLSATIHAFLAGIDRFRE; from the coding sequence ATGTCGCCAAGAGTGGGCCTGGACCGCGATAAAATTGTAATAGAGGCTGTTCAAATCGCCGACGAGCATGGAATGGAGGGGGTAACGCTTGCCGCTCTTGCCGCTAAATTGGGTGTTCGCCCCCCTTCATTGTATAATCATATTAACGGACAAGCGGAACTGCGTTCGCTGCTTGCGGTATACGGCTTAAAGCAGCTTAATGAGGCGATGTCATCAGCATCGCAGGGATTAAGCGGCAGCGAAGCGGTGCTCGCGATGGGGAAGGGCTACGCCGAATTTGCCAAACAGCATCCCGGATTGTATGAGATGACGCTTAAAGCTCCGGATACGGATTACGCCGAGCTTAACGAAGAAGCGGGACGTGCGCTGAAGCTGATTATCAGCGTACTTGCACCCTACAAGCTGAGTGAACAAGGTGAACTGCATGCCGTCAGGGGACTTCGCAGTATTTTGCATGGCTTCGCATCGCTGGAGCAAAAGGGGGGCTTCGGTATTCCGCTTGACGTAAGCGTCAGCCTGTCCGCCACCATTCATGCTTTTCTGGCGGGCATTGACCGGTTCAGAGAGTAA